A segment of the Chitinivibrionales bacterium genome:
CCAAGGCGGATTCCCGCAATAATAAGAAGTATCGCTATTGCCGGTTGTACTATCAGTTGCCATTTATGCATTGTTTCTTCGATAAAAGTAAGCGGATTATGGTTATGTTCGATTTTTTGAACAATTTCATGATAAAAATTTGGTGGAACCTCTATTTCTGCTGCGGGATCCCACTTGTTCCAGGATTCACTGACCTTCTGTACTATGTTCCGGCAACGGGTACACGATCTAATATGGACATGATACTGCTCGATTTTTATGGACTCCGGGCTTCCATCGATTATGTCGATTAATGAATTTTGTATGTCTTTGCAGTTCATTTTTTGTACCTCATTTAATATGACACCTCTATTTTAAAAAAACTTGCGAACTTTATGAACTTTGGTAATATGAAACAAGCTTTTTCTGAAGATTTACTTTTGCCCGGTGAATAAGGGACTCCACTGATGAAAGACTGGTTTTCATAATATCAGCGATTTCTTCATAGGAAAAATTGTCATATTTGCTCAAGACAAAGGCAATCCGCTGCTTTGCAGGAATTTTTCCCAGAGCCTCATTGAGCATTCTCCGCTCGTCCTTGCGATCCATTCGGTGGTCCGGGCGGTCATTGTTCGATGCCGGTGGAACATACGCTGTTTTGCCGGGTTCCTTATCGGAAAGGGAAAAGATATCCAGAAAGGAAACCCATTTCCTTTTTCGAAGATGGTTGAGGGAAGTGTTCACCGCTATTTTGTACAGCCAGGTGGAGATTTTTGAATCTCCCCGGAAGTCACCGGCTTTTTTAAGGAGCCGAACAAAAACATCCTGTGCGGCATCTTCAGCCTCTTCTCTGGTGCCCAGAATACGGTAACATGTTTTCACTACCATCGACTGGTACTCCCGTACCAGAGCGGCAAAAGCGCTACGGTCACCATCGTGAAGTTTTTGCAGTAATTCGTCGTCGTTCAACTAAAACTCCGGAACAAAATACGGCCCTGTTTAGACTACTCATCCAATATATATGACGAATGAACCTGAGAAAACTTGCGGAAAAAATTTTGGTCTTTTGTTTAGGGAAATGCTTTTGGATGCGGTTTTTTTTGAGGCGACGCTTTTTCCTTACAGTTTTTCGACAGGAGTGGTATTCCCCCTCAGCACCACCGTATCAGCGTGCGATATAAAAATCCTGCTTGTAGTTTCTCGGTCCCGATTTCATGATATAGATGCAGGAGCTATGGGAGCGGGGACCGCCTGAGAGAGAACCGGAATTGATATTGCGATGGAGAATTCTTTTTCCTGATAAAGTATAGAAAACAGGCGTGAAACCAGCATTGATATTGAGGGCTGGTTTGTCGGTCAATTGACGGCAAAAGGGGCGTGCCGCTACCGGGTCCTGTTCCGGCAAAAAGCCGTGCTTTTCGAAGAATGCCATTGTCCAGGAAATGACCGAGTCTTCACCGGCCGGTGCAACGGTAGAGTCCTCCCGGAAACAGAAACTGTGCCCTTTTCTTCCTTCACCGTTGAAAATGTGGAGTTCAGTATCGAAAGAATAATCGGCGGCACTGTCGATAAACTCTTTCCCTTGCTCCTTAAGGCCGTCATCAAAGCCGTACATGAGAATAGTAGGGGGCATGTTGTCCGAAAGATTCCGTAAAGCTTCAATTTCTTCTCCCATCCGTGTATCTTCATCGTAGACGGTTCCGGCGATTTTCAGGACCGCGGAGACTTCCATGCAGAGGTCGGGTTTTGACGATATGGTCAGGTCCTGGTCTGAATGTTCAAGTCCCTCGATCGCAGCAGAAGAGGTTGAAAGAAATCCTCCCGCCGATCCACCGAATGAGATAATCCGATTTGGATCAACGCCAAGTTCGGCTGCGTTTTTTCTGACCCACCGCACAGCCATCTTGCAATCGGGAACCTGTTCTTCGATATAGGTTACTCCCTGGCTGAGCAACTGGTATTCGTGGACAAAGACCACAAAGCCCTGCCGTGAGTAATAACGCCGGAAAGCGGTAAAGCCGTCGACACATTTTTTGTTGAATCCCCCGGCGAAAACGATAAGCATGGCAGGACGGCTGTCGCTTTGTTGCCAGTTGTCGGGGGTAAACATGACCATCCGCAGATCGTCGATACCATTGTTGCCGAAAACAAAGGCGTCGGGTCGGCTAAAAACCCGTGATGCACAGCCCCACGACTGGGCGAATAGAGCCGGCGCCCCCAGTAAAAGAAGGATGATGATCCCGTGCAGCTTTTTATCTCCAATCATTATTTCTCCTTTGGAGGTTATTGTTTCGCAACCATAAAAGAATGGAATTCTCCTTGACTCGATTCTATTCTGCAGATATAGACGGCGCTGCTTGAGGGCAGCGGGAGTGTTATCGAGGAAGGTGAGTCTCCCCGCCGGGCTGTACTTGAAATTTTTCGTCCCGACAACGAATACAGGGAAACGGCAAGAGCCTCATGGTGCACCGAGGGCATGGTAAGGTGCAATGC
Coding sequences within it:
- a CDS encoding sigma-70 family RNA polymerase sigma factor — protein: MNDDELLQKLHDGDRSAFAALVREYQSMVVKTCYRILGTREEAEDAAQDVFVRLLKKAGDFRGDSKISTWLYKIAVNTSLNHLRKRKWVSFLDIFSLSDKEPGKTAYVPPASNNDRPDHRMDRKDERRMLNEALGKIPAKQRIAFVLSKYDNFSYEEIADIMKTSLSSVESLIHRAKVNLQKKLVSYYQSS
- a CDS encoding alpha/beta hydrolase fold domain-containing protein; its protein translation is MIGDKKLHGIIILLLLGAPALFAQSWGCASRVFSRPDAFVFGNNGIDDLRMVMFTPDNWQQSDSRPAMLIVFAGGFNKKCVDGFTAFRRYYSRQGFVVFVHEYQLLSQGVTYIEEQVPDCKMAVRWVRKNAAELGVDPNRIISFGGSAGGFLSTSSAAIEGLEHSDQDLTISSKPDLCMEVSAVLKIAGTVYDEDTRMGEEIEALRNLSDNMPPTILMYGFDDGLKEQGKEFIDSAADYSFDTELHIFNGEGRKGHSFCFREDSTVAPAGEDSVISWTMAFFEKHGFLPEQDPVAARPFCRQLTDKPALNINAGFTPVFYTLSGKRILHRNINSGSLSGGPRSHSSCIYIMKSGPRNYKQDFYIAR